A genomic window from Lotus japonicus ecotype B-129 chromosome 1, LjGifu_v1.2 includes:
- the LOC130730716 gene encoding cyclin-P3-1 yields the protein MGTLALETEDVSSDIYLSLGLKGLDKGVGVPRVLSLLSSLLERSVQRNEMLLESNHIKDVVTVFHGLRAPALSVHKYIDRIFKYSGCSPSCFVLAHIYVDRFLQHTEIKLTSLNVHRLLITSIMLAAKFMDDAFFNNAYYAKVGGVSTSELNRLEMSFLFGIDFRLQVSVDKFQRYCWQLEKESADILQIERPMQACRIKESWDDSTCASTIAG from the exons ATGGGGACTCTGGCTCTTGAAACCGAGGATGTAAGTTCAGACATATACCTTTCATTGGGGCTCAAAGGATTGGATAAAGGAGTAGGAGTACCACGAGTTTTGTCTCTTCTCTCTTCACTTCTTGAGAGATCAGTTCAGAGAAATGAAATGCTATTGGAGTCGAACCATATAAAAGATGTTGTTACAGTATTTCATGGTTTAAGAGCACCTGCTCTGAGTGTTCATAAATACATTGATCGTATCTTCAAGTACTCAGGTTGCAGCCCATCCTGTTTTGTGTTGGCACACATATATGTGGATAGATTTCTTCAGCATACAGAGATCAAATTGACTTCTCTTAATGTACACCGGCTTCTGATCACAAGCATTATGCTAGCAGCGAAATTCATGGATGACGC GTTCTTCAACAATGCTTACTATGCTAAAGTTGGAGGAGTAAGCACGTCTGAATTAAACAGGTTGGAGATGAGCTTTCTGTTCGGCATAGATTTTAGACTTCAGGTTAGTGTAGACAAGTTTCAAAGATATTGTTGGCAATTGGAGAAAGAATCTGCAGATATACTCCAAATTGAAAGGCCAATGCAGGCTTGTAGGATTAAAGAAAGCTGGGATGATTCTACGTGTGCTTCCACAATTGCAGGATGA